The bacterium genome has a segment encoding these proteins:
- a CDS encoding SseB family protein — MNFFGLFKQRDGNAGLERIMAEMATHPDMKVRRVLYLELLKGTLLLPLPRELDPALGGQPLKELQLVTHPSEKGEVLWLAFTSRAALHQWRPQFPEAYVAIQGRQVFALAVQNKVDQIIINPAGPIGGRITRMELGMLAEGTLPIQGGEGVHTVLSRSNTNYRFEAPELGGKQGLVEYLKGHLASGKGIEEAFLVLLAIGDGSPHLLLAIRYPAAPMEGSVRPFLEAIGKGIGRFFEKDDYLDMLPLDGGHEWAEAIREKGVRIFP; from the coding sequence ATGAACTTCTTCGGACTTTTCAAACAGCGGGACGGGAACGCCGGCCTGGAGCGGATCATGGCCGAGATGGCCACCCATCCGGACATGAAGGTCCGACGGGTGCTTTACCTGGAGCTCCTGAAGGGGACATTGCTCCTTCCGTTGCCCCGCGAGTTGGACCCCGCCCTGGGCGGGCAGCCCTTGAAGGAACTGCAATTGGTGACCCATCCGAGCGAAAAAGGTGAGGTCCTGTGGCTTGCCTTCACGAGCCGCGCGGCGCTCCACCAGTGGCGGCCTCAATTTCCAGAAGCCTACGTGGCCATCCAGGGACGGCAGGTTTTTGCGCTGGCGGTGCAGAACAAGGTGGACCAGATCATCATCAATCCGGCGGGGCCGATCGGCGGCCGGATCACCCGGATGGAACTCGGAATGCTGGCCGAGGGGACCTTGCCGATCCAAGGTGGAGAGGGAGTGCATACGGTCCTTTCCCGTTCCAATACGAACTACCGCTTCGAAGCGCCGGAGTTAGGGGGGAAACAGGGGCTGGTCGAGTATTTGAAAGGACATCTGGCCTCCGGGAAAGGGATCGAGGAGGCCTTCTTGGTCCTGCTCGCCATCGGCGATGGATCACCCCACCTGTTATTGGCGATCCGATATCCAGCGGCGCCGATGGAAGGTTCGGTGCGGCCCTTTTTGGAGGCGATCGGGAAGGGGATCGGACGCTTCTTTGAGAAGGACGACTACCTGGATATGTTGCCGTTGGACGGGGGACATGAGTGGGCCGAAGCCATCCGCGAGAAAGGGGTAAGGATATTCCCTTGA
- the purM gene encoding phosphoribosylformylglycinamidine cyclo-ligase: MKRITYRSSGVNIDKGNEAVRRIKKHVKRTFNKHVLADIGLFGGLFELDTKRYRRPVLVSSTDGVGTKTQIGVAMGRFKGLGMDIVGHSINDILVQGAKPLFFLDYIAGGKLDPAVVEQMVEGMADVCARTDLALVGGETAEMPSVYKPGDYDIAGTIVGVVEKDRVIRGRDVTPGDLCIGLPSVSLHTNGYSLARKIVKDVARVRYQDAVREVSNRPIGEVLLVPHKSYFHEIYPILDKVRVKAMAHITGGGLLENPPRVLPEGRRIRFHQGSWPIPPVFKWLVRLGNVPEEDAYRSLNMGIGMVLIVGAKDAAKAMKELKKNGGQPMLIGEVVKGPKGVEFV, translated from the coding sequence TTGAAAAGGATCACTTACCGTTCGTCCGGCGTGAACATCGATAAAGGGAACGAAGCCGTCCGCCGCATCAAGAAACACGTGAAGAGGACCTTCAATAAGCACGTCCTGGCCGACATCGGCCTTTTCGGCGGTCTTTTCGAGCTCGATACCAAGCGGTACCGCAGACCCGTGTTGGTCAGCTCGACCGACGGGGTAGGGACCAAGACCCAGATCGGGGTGGCCATGGGCCGCTTCAAGGGCCTGGGCATGGACATCGTGGGCCATTCCATCAACGACATCCTGGTCCAAGGCGCAAAACCGCTCTTTTTCCTCGACTACATCGCAGGGGGCAAGCTCGACCCGGCCGTTGTGGAACAGATGGTGGAAGGTATGGCGGATGTTTGCGCCAGAACGGACCTGGCCCTGGTCGGGGGCGAGACCGCCGAGATGCCCTCGGTCTATAAGCCGGGCGATTACGACATCGCCGGGACCATCGTGGGGGTGGTCGAGAAAGACCGGGTCATCCGCGGACGGGACGTGACGCCCGGGGACCTCTGCATCGGCCTTCCCTCCGTTTCTCTCCATACGAATGGTTACTCCCTGGCCCGCAAGATCGTCAAGGATGTGGCCCGGGTGCGGTACCAGGATGCGGTCCGGGAGGTCTCGAACCGCCCCATTGGGGAGGTCCTGCTGGTGCCCCATAAGAGCTATTTCCACGAGATCTATCCGATCCTCGATAAGGTCCGGGTGAAGGCCATGGCCCATATCACGGGAGGCGGTCTTTTGGAGAATCCGCCCCGGGTCTTGCCGGAAGGCCGCCGCATCCGTTTTCACCAGGGATCCTGGCCCATTCCGCCGGTCTTCAAGTGGTTGGTTAGGCTCGGGAATGTTCCCGAGGAGGATGCCTACCGCTCCCTGAACATGGGGATCGGGATGGTGCTGATCGTCGGAGCCAAGGACGCCGCCAAGGCCATGAAGGAACTCAAGAAGAACGGCGGACAGCCCATGCTGATCGGGGAAGTGGTGAAAGGTCCGAAGGGCGTCGAGTTCGTTTAA